The nucleotide sequence TAAAATTGCCACGTATCCCGGACTTCGCGGATCACTTTTTTATCCATCTCCCCAATGACCACTTCATCTCTGTCACGGCTTCCTTCAGCAACAAATCTGCCTCTTGGATCGGCGAGATAGGATTGTCCGTAAAATTCACCCATATTCCATGGCCCCTCATATCCCACCCTGTTGATGGCGCCTATATAATAGCCATTTGCAACAGCATGTGCAGGCTGTTCAAGTTTCCACAGGTATTCTGACAGGCCTGCAACCGTTGCTGAAGGATTAAAGACGATTTCCGCACCGTTCAGACCGAGAAGCCTTGCTCCCTCAGGAAAGTGCCTGTCATAGCATATATAGACACCAATCTTCGCAAATGCTGTATCAAAAACCGGGTAGCCGAGATTGCCTGGCTTAAAGTAGAACTTCTCCCAAAATCCGCCGCCGTCTTTTCCGACTCCGACATGAGGGATATGATGTTTGCGGTATTTCCCTAAATACGTTCCATCCGCGTCAATGACAGCAGCAGTATTATAATAAGTTGCGATTCCTTCCCTTTCATAAATCGGCAGCACGATCACCATTCCAAGCTCACGGGCAAGCTCCTGAAACCGTTTTGTGGTCGGTCCGTTTGGAATTTCCTCTGCTGCATCGTACCATTTCGTATTCTGTTCCGTGCAGAAATAAGGGCCGTAGAATATCTCCTGAAGACAGACAATCTGCGCACCCCTGCTGCTTGCTTCCCTCACAAGCTTCATATGCTTTTCAATCGCCCGTTCTTTATGGATATCTACAGCCTCATTTCCGTCTGTATCATTGCTTGCCTGAATTAAACCGATGACCACTTTATCCGGCATATAAAAAACCTCCTCCGTTTCGCATAAATAGTCTAAATATTAAAAAAATAATACCTGTCTCTATTTTACTTTTAACAAATTGGCTTTACACTGTACAAATTGTTAAATGGTTAAGGAGATTTGTCTTGCAGAATGTAAAATATAAGCAGTGTGCTGTCAGTAAATCTGACACTCTTTTCTATAAAGTTGTTTTATGGACTTTTTTTAGGTAGGATAGGTAGGGAGTATACCCTGAAAGATTGGAATGATACATATGAACATAGCAGCCTATACGGTTGAAAAACTGCAGGATCCATTTGGCATTCTCACCGGAGACCGGTATGAATTTATTCTTGAGCTTGAGGTAGATGAAGAGGATGAGCTTTATACTGAAAAAGGTCTCCTGATGAAGGTGATTTTTGCTGTAAACGACACCGGTGAAGGAACCGTTTCTGTTTATCATCTGATGGAGCAGGAAACAAATGGCGTTCTTGATTTTGAGCTTGAAGAAGAAGAAGAAATCATGGTTAAAGCATTTTGCCAGGAGCATTACAGAGAAGAAAAGTAAAACGAGCAGGGAATGAACCCTGCTCGTTTTCTTTTGCTTATTTTTTGAAGATCCCAAAAGGTTTTCCAACAGGCAGCACTGTTTTTTCGAAATGAGTATTCAGTACCGCTGCAGCAGAACCGTAGAACGACAGCAGGGCAATGATCAGCTCAGATACAGCAGCAAGCATGTGGGTCGCCTCATGCATAATATCAAAAGCACTCAGTGAAAGTCCGATAAATAGAAAATCGATAAAAACAAAAATCAAAAACAGGACCTTGTGTGTTTCCATTGCACCGATTGTCATGAACAGACTGAAAATCAGGTATCCGACAAATGCAAATCCAAGCTGTTTTGGATCAGCGGCTGCCGCAAGTTTCTCGCCGAACACGCCCATTTGAATCAGCCAGGTTGCGCCGACTCCAAGCCAGAAAAGACCGAAAGCGCCAAATGCAGTCGTTCCAAACGTGTTGTTGTGTTTTGCATCGTGAACACTTGCAAAAAGCTGTGCAAAGCCGCCCAGGAATATCGCCCAGGGCAATATAAGTGAAAGACCGTCAGTCAATCCAAGTTTTTGTGACGAAGCCACTAGTGTTACCATAGCGAGTCCAAATAGCCCGATTGCCGAAGGATCTGCAGTAGTGATTTTTACTTGCTGTACATTTTGTTGATTCATGGTGAGCCTCCTAAATATTTAACACATACTTGACCACGATACAGGATGCAGATACCGGTGTCAATGGATTTTTTAAGAGCAGTTAAAGGTAACCGTTTGCAAAAAAAATATGACCCTTCGTGTTTGGCAGCACGCTGAGAAAGGTCAGATCCCAGTTGCTTATGACCCTTTATACCTCGTCGGACTCTGCGAAAAGTCATAACTCAGCTCTTTAGAACCCTTCATGCATCACAGGACTCCTGCGAAAAGTCATTTCCCACCTGCTTATGACCCTTCATAAGCGGACGGAAATCTTTAAAAGCCATATGTTTTCAACTGAGGTTTTCAGATGTGGTGACATTCTGCAAATCCAGGAATAGAGCAAATAAAAAAGCCGCTCAGACCTGAGCGGCTTTTTCGTTCATTATAATTTTACAACATTCTCAGCTTGAGGTCCGCGGTTGCCTTCAACGATGTTGAATTCAACTTCTTGGCCTTCTTCTAATGTTTTGTACCCTTCGCCAGTGATCGCGCTGAAGTGAACGAATACGTCGTTTCCGCCTTCAACTTCGATAAATCCAAAGCCTTTTTCTGAATTGAACCATTTTACTTTTCCAGTCGTCATGAGAGAAAACCTCCAAAAATTTTTTAATATGCCCTACTATTTACAACATGGTAAATAAAATATTCACATATTATAAAGAGTATCAATTAGAGGAATAGATAGTCTTTATAACATGTGAATGCTAAATGCCATATAAAATCATAAAAAGATTTTGATAGTGTGACAAATCTATTGGTTATTCATTTATTATCTGTGAACACAAAGCAACGAAAGCCCTACCTCTCTCTCGTCCTTGCGGCTCCGATGACCGCGCCAGCTTGAATTGAGCTAACAAAAATCAAAGGATTTGAATTTGAAGCATTTGTCCGTATAAGGACTGATTGACTCATTATTAATATGGTAGAAGGGTATTTCATAATGAACTGACTTTTTCATTATACATGGAAAGGTTTAGAAAATCAAATAAATGGTTAAAAATGTCGAAAAAAGAAAGCGCTCCGAAAACGGAGCACTTTTTTCATTCTGCGTTTTCTGTTTCGGCAAGCACGCGGTTTACACGTTTTTCAAGCATTTTCATGCCGCTTCCGCCTGCCTGGAAGTGACGGAGAGCTCCTGTTTTGTCAAATACATAATAAGCAGGAACATACTGATTTTCAAATGCATCTGTCAGCTTATGTTCGCTGTCAACAAAGATTGGCTGTGAAATATCATGCTCAGCCGCAACTTTCTTGATGTCTTCAAGGTTCAGATCGTCTTCTGATCTTGGCATGTGAACAGCCACAACATTCAGTTTGTCTTTGTACTGATCTCTGAATTCATTTACCTGAGGCATTGCCTCTTTGCAAAGATGGCAGCTTACTGACCAGAAATGGATCAGTGTAGGTTTCTCGCCAATCAGGTCTTCTTTTGTCAGCTGGCCGTTCAGCCATTCAGTTGCGCCGTTCAGTTCAGGCATTGGTGCGCGTAATTTCATTGTGTTTCCCTCCATTGCTTGTTTAAAAAAGGCCTAACAAAAAGTTAGACCTCTCATCAACCGTTTATTAAAGTGTAGCTTGTCCAGGTTTCCAGTTAGCCGGGCAAAGTCCGCCAGTTTGAAGAGCCTGAAGCACACGAAGTGTTTCATCTACGTCACGGCCGATGTTGTTGTGGTTAACAACAGCGTATTGAAGCTCGCCGTCAGGATTGATGATGAATAGTCCGCGAAGAGCTACGCCTTCTTCTTCAATAAGGACGCCGTATTCGCGTGAAACCATGTGGTTTGTATCCGCTGCAAGCGGGAATTTAAGGTCGCCAAGGCCGTTTTCTTTACGGTCTGTGTTGATCCATGCAAGATGAGTGTGGATTGTATCAGTTGAAACGCCGATTACTTCAGCATCAAGATCTTCGAACTCATCATAACGGTCTGACATTGATGTAATTTCAGTCGGGCAAACGAACGTGAAGTCCATTGGGTAAAAGAACAGCACTGTCCATTTGTCGTTTTTCATATTTTCTTCAAGGCTTACTTTTCCAAATTCCTTGTCAGCCATTACCGCATCCATTTCAAAGCGCGGTGCTTGTTTACCTACCATGCGTTCTGCCATGATGTATCCCTCCAATATGTAATTGATATCTGGAATCGATATCAGTTTAATTGAGAATCACAAAATGATTTTCTCAATTATTGTCTTGTTTATTTCACATTGACCATTATAGTGCAATGTTTATTTTCAGTCAATGTTAAATAATAATTAATTTAAAAAAGGCGTGTTGCCTAAAATGGAGCACATGTATTGGTATTCCCTTTTCAGGTTGAAAACAATCACCAAATCTCAGCAATTTCTGATTAAATTCTACAAAATCAAGTTTAACATGACGTCCTTGGGGTAACCAAATAATTAGTCTTACTTTATTTGTACAGGAAGGATGTTGGTTCATGGAATTTTTTGATTTAATCAGCAGAGTAAACTGGGTAGGCCTATTGACGGCAGCCGGAGTGATCACACTTAAGCTGATCGGCATACTCATTGCTTTTCTGGTCGTAAGGGCTATTGGCACAAGAGTGGTTGAAAAGACGTTTAAGAGGGTTCAGGAGCGTCAGTCCATTTCAATTGGGAGATCCAGAACGCTGCAGAGTCTGACACTCAATCTCTTCTCATATATTCTGATCTTTATTTTTGTCGTGATGGTATTTGAGGTATTTGAATATGATGCAACAGCTCTCCTTGCCGGGGCTGGAGTTGTAGGGCTTGCCATCGGTTTTGGAGCACAGGGACTTGTCAGCGACGTGGTGACAGGCTTTTTCCTGCTTCTTGAAAAACAGCTTGATGTCGAGGATTATGTAACAACGGCAGGATACTCTGGCATTGTTGAGCAGGTTGGCCTGCGGACTACTCAGATCAGAAGCTTTGACGGAACGCTTAATTATGTGCCGAACAGAGAGATTATCAGTTTAAGCAATCATTCCAGGGGCAACATGAGGGCACTTGTTGATATTGGCATTTCATACGATGATAATATTGATGAGGCTATTTCGGTTATTCAAAAGGCATGTGATGATATGGCCGCCCAGGATGCATCAATCATTGAAGGACCAAGTGTGATTGGCGTTCAAAGCCTTGGCGCATCGGATGTTGTGATCCGGATTATCGCCAAGACAGAGAATATGATGCAGTGGGGCGTAGAGCGCAATCTCCGTAAAAAAGTGAAAGAAACACTTGATGCACACGGAATTGAGATTCCGTTTCCACATCAGGTTTATATTGAGAAAAAACAGTAAACAGCAAATGAGCTGCCGGCTTCGGCAGCTCATTTCTTTTTCTATTGAAGCCTGCTCTCCACCTGCTGGCAGATTTCATCCGCTGTATAACCGCTGGCTGTAAAAACAGAACCGCTTGTTACTGCATTGCTGATTCCCATAATGTTGGAATCCTGGCCTGTAATAATGCAGCAGTCACAGCCTTTTGCATCCTCTTCATTGCGGAGTTCCACAACATCGTATCCCTTTGACTGAAGTGCAGCTGTAACATCTGATAATGATTGTTCAACACCGATTTTTGGCATCTCATCCACCTCCTAAGACTAATGTGTCTCATAGGAGGTACCTTTATTCTGATAAGCCGTTCGCTTTGTAGAGAAAATATCTGCACATAAGGTCAACAGCTGCCCCTATCGCTTCCTCTTTAGGCTGAAGCTTTGAGTGATGAAGTCCATACGGGGAGTCCACTCCGAGCCAGAACATGAATCCCGGGATTTCATCCAGCATATATCCAAAGTCTTCGCCCGTCATGGCCTCTCTGCACAGCACAACTTCAGTATCTGTGTTCACTTTTGCAAAATCCATGAATTCTTCCGTCAGCTCATGATGGTTGTATACCTGATGGTACATCGAACCGTAATCAATGACCGCGCTGCAGGAATAGCCGACCTCAAGCCCTCTGACAAGTGCCTCAATGCGTTCTTTTACTTTATCCATCGACTCAACGGACAGTGTTCGGATCGTTCCTTCAAGCCTTGCATTTTCTGCAATAATGTTCTGAACGGTGCCTCCTGTTATTTTCCCGAACGTAATCACCGCACTGTCAAGCGGGTCTACGTTTCTTGAAACAACGGTCTGCAGCTGCGTGACAAGCGATGCAGCAGCAACAATCATGTCCTGAGCCGTATGCGGATAGGCTGCATGTCCCCCTTTTCCCTTTAAGTCAATGAATAATTCCGATGTATTCGCAAAAAGAAGACCGGGACGTGTGGCGATTGAACCGACAGGATATTCCGGAGCAATGTGAAGTGCCGTAATGAAATCAGGTTTCCACTCCTTCATTTCTTCGCTTCTGAGCATCGGTTCAGCTCCTCCGGGGCCTTCTTCTGCAGGCTGAAAAAGAAACAGCAGATCATCTCTGACTGGATGTTTGACGAAATAATGAATGATTCCAAGCGCAATCGTCATATGGAAATCGTGGCCGCAGGCATGCATGAGCTCCGGATGATCAGACTTGAAATCATAGCCGGTTTCCTCGCGGATGGGAAGTCCGTCGATATCGGCACGGTAAGCAAGTGTTTTCAAAGGATCTGTTCCTTTTACTTTTACAAACAAACCGGTTTTCCATTTTTTGATTTCGAGTCTTTCTGCGGGTAAAGACCCGAGATGTTCCAAAAGGTACGCCTGAGTTTTATATTCCTGAAAGCCAAGCTCAGGAATGCGGTGAAGATCCTGTCTGATTTTTGACAATAGGTCCATTTGATCCAATCGTATCCCCCCTGATTCTATAGAGAAGGCGTGGATGCTAAAACATCCACGCCGGTCAATCATTCAAGTATTAAAGCTGTCTGAGCTCTTGTTTGATTTCAGTTTTTGATTTTGTTTTTTCATCGATATCTTTAATTTTGCGGGCAGGCGTACCTGCTACAACTGTATAAGGCTCCACATCGTCAATGACGATCGCGCCTGCAGCAACGACAGCGCCTTTACCGACTGTAACGCCTTCTAATACAACGGCATTGGCTCCGATGACTACATCATCTTCAATGACAACCGGTTTTGCAGATGGCGGTTCGATGACGCCTGCAAGAACAGATCCAGCTCCGATATGGCAGTTTTTCCCTACTGTAGCGCGGCCTCCAAGAACAACGTTCATATCAATCATCGTGCCTTCGCCAATTACTGAACCGATGTTGATGGAAGCTCCCATCATAATAACGGCGTTATCGCCGATTTCGACTTGGTCGCGGATAATAGCGCCAGGCTCAATTCGCGCTTTAATGTTTTTCATGTCAAGAAGCGGAATCGCTGAATTGCGGCGGTCATTTTCAACAACAAAATCATCAATTTTCGCTTGGTTTTGAGAAAGCACCGTCTGAATTTCAGCCCATTCGCCGAAAACAACACCGCTGCTGCCGTTTATGAATGTCTGTGAAGAAGAACCGAAATCGATTCCTTCAAGATCGCCTTTCACATACACTTTTACAGGTGTCGATTTTGTACTATTTTGAATAAACGAGATAATCTCATTCGCATCCATCATTTTCATATGTATTCCTCCTTCAGACTATATACCTCATTACTGTATCAAAGGACGGGTTTGTTGACAAGCTGAAACCGGACGCCTCATTTATATCATTGATTTTCCGGCAGCAGCGCTCCATTCGGCAACTGCATCTGCAAACATTCTGCAGGCTTCCTGTTCCAGGTCAGATTCAGGTGAACCTTCTATTTTTAATGTATCATGAAAAACTTCTGCCCCTGTTTCTTTAAACCGCCTTTGCAGCATGTCTGCTGCCTCGCAGAATTTCGGATAGGCATGATCTCCTGACCCGAAACAGGCAACCAGCTTCCCTCTTAGGTTTAACTCTGAGAGTTCTTCATAGAAATCTTCTGCCTCATACGGAAGGTCTCCGTCTCCCCACGTGTAAGACCCGGCAAAAATCACATCATAGTTGAACAGCTCATCTGTCATGCAAAGATCCAGCTCCTCAAACATTACATCCATCCCTTTTTTACTTAGCTGCTGTCCGATCAGTCTTGCCATGTCTTCTGTATTCCCTGACATGCTGGCATATAGAATAAGAGCCGTTTTCACTCGTGCCACCTCTTTAATTGATAATGATTTTCATTTTCACTTTTACTTTAATTGAAAACTATTCTCATTGTCAATTGTTTCTGCTGAAATAAAAAAACAGCTTTATCAGCTGCTTGCACAAAAAATCGTCCCTTTTACGAAATTCCCTCTTCGTTCAGAATATCGAGAAATGCCTGCACTTGCTTCAATTTAAACGATGACTCAAACCCAAGCAGCCATGTGTCCCTTACGATTGGATCTCCGTGCTCGTTTAATAATGGAATTTTATGAATGTCCCGATTGTCGTCCACAAGCGTAACCGAAGGCAGGATTGCATATCCGATTCCGTTGTAGGCCATTTGTTTGCACGTTTCAATCTGGTCGACAACAATCGTGCGCTTTGGGCTGCTCTGAAAATGTTTATGCCACCAGTCCTGAATCTCCTGGTAATAGGATGAGTCGCTTTTAAACTGAATAAAGGGCCGCTCGGTATCAATCAAATCCTCAACCTTATGAATTTCTGAATCCACTAAGTACAGGGTGTCTGTCAGCAAGTGCTTCTTGACCCCTTTCCACTCCGGATTGCCTCTGATGATGCCGAGGTGAACGTGATCTTCATACATGCTTTTTAAAATCTCGCTGCTCCACCCTGTAACAAGCGAAATCTTTGCATGAGGATATTTGCTGACATATTTTTTTAGAATGTTAGGCAGCCAGTGCTGTCCGATGATGGATGCCACGGCGATCTTCAGTGTTCCGTGCACTTCTCCTTCAAGCTCTGAAATCTCTTCACGCAGTTTTTCTTCTTTCTTCGTCACTTCTTTTGCGAATGCTACAATCTTTTCTCCCGCAGGCGTAAGCGTCAGTCCTTTTTGTGAACGGATAAAAATTTGAAAGCCCCATGACTTTTCGATGGACTGCAGCCTTTGTGACAGCGCAGGCTGGGAAACAAAAAGCCGTTCGGATGCTTTTCTCATATTCATTTCTTCAGATAGAACTACGAGCATTTTTAATTCAGTCAGCTGCATAAATACCTCCTCTATAAGTTTTCCTTATATTATATGCTAATTTATTCATAATTTCATTATTGTCACTCGAAGAATATACTAAGGGTGAAAAGCGCGCTTTAACTTGTCAGGAAGATGTGATGCTTTATGGAATGGCCGATCTTTTTCATCGGTATTGCAGCAACCTTCATCGGCACTCTTGCAGGGAGCGGCGGGATGATCAACATGCCCCTTATGCTCATGTACGGACTGCCTATTCACACCATTATCTCCTCTAATAAATTTGCAAATACGTTAAGTTCATTTTCAAGCTTTGCTGTTCTTCTTAGAAAAAAAGAAGTGAACGTGAAGGAAATGGCAGCAACTGCGCCATTTACGGTTGGAGGAGGTGTGATTGGAGCTGCCTTCACAAGTCAGCTGAGCGGTGAAGTGATGACTGTCATCGCTCTCTTTCTCCTCCTTTTCGCTTTGGGGCTCAATCTGTTGAAAAAACCGCAGGAACAGAAAACGGCTGAACCCCGGCTGAAGAAAAGCCTCTACCCTCTCGTTTTTGGAATTGGAGCCTATGACGGCATGTTCGGGCCCGGGCAGGGAACTCTCCTGATGTACACCTTTTTGCATAACGGATTTTCCTATATTAAATCAGTTGCCTTTACACGCTTTCAGACTTTTTTAAGCTGCACCGGGGCATTCACTGCCTACGCCCTTTCAGGCATCATGAATTGGAATATTGCGCTGAGTCTTGCTGCTGGAAGCATACTTGGAGCACAGATTGCAGTGCGTTTTGCAGCAAAGCTCAGTTTTAAACAGGCGGCTTGGCTGATACGTCTGATCACTGTTCTCCTCATTCTTCAGTTATTCTATAACCTTATCTTATAGGAGGTTTCCCAATGAAAATAAAAAGCCTGCATCATCTGCAGCTGTGCGTTTCTCCTGCAGAAGAAGAGCCTGCCCGCCGATTTTACATTCAAGAGCTCGGATTTGAAGAAATACCTAAGCCGTCGGCACTTTTAAAGAATGGCGGTTTCTGGTGCCGGGCAGGATCAATAGAACTGCATATCGGCCTTGAGGAAACGGACAGATCCAAAAGCAAGCGGCATCCGGCCTTTGAAGTAGAAGATCTTGAAGATGCCAGGGATTATCTGACTAAGCTTTCTGTAGAAATGAAAGAAGAGATACCGATTCCCGGTGTAAACAGATTTTCATTTTACGATCCATTCGGAAACCGGATTGAACTCCTTGAACTAAATTAAACAGCAAAAAGGCGCGAGAGTTACTTCTCCTGCGCCTCTTTCTTTTCTTTTGGAAGCCTTAATATAAGAACGAAACTGATTACAGCAAATAGGAACACAATAATATAAACACTGTGAAGGGAGTATGTCAGGCCTTCTTTTAAAGCCTGCATGGCATCATCAGAAAGCTTTGATGCTTCCTCAGGGCTGAGGAGCCTGTTAATGGAATCAAGATTGATTGTTTCACCAATTCCTTCATCCCTGAAATAAGACTGCAGCCGGGTATTT is from Bacillus sp. FSL H8-0547 and encodes:
- a CDS encoding nitrilase-related carbon-nitrogen hydrolase; this encodes MPDKVVIGLIQASNDTDGNEAVDIHKERAIEKHMKLVREASSRGAQIVCLQEIFYGPYFCTEQNTKWYDAAEEIPNGPTTKRFQELARELGMVIVLPIYEREGIATYYNTAAVIDADGTYLGKYRKHHIPHVGVGKDGGGFWEKFYFKPGNLGYPVFDTAFAKIGVYICYDRHFPEGARLLGLNGAEIVFNPSATVAGLSEYLWKLEQPAHAVANGYYIGAINRVGYEGPWNMGEFYGQSYLADPRGRFVAEGSRDRDEVVIGEMDKKVIREVRDTWQFYRDRRPETYQEMTALLP
- a CDS encoding DUF6509 family protein, producing MNIAAYTVEKLQDPFGILTGDRYEFILELEVDEEDELYTEKGLLMKVIFAVNDTGEGTVSVYHLMEQETNGVLDFELEEEEEIMVKAFCQEHYREEK
- a CDS encoding acetate uptake transporter, translating into MNQQNVQQVKITTADPSAIGLFGLAMVTLVASSQKLGLTDGLSLILPWAIFLGGFAQLFASVHDAKHNNTFGTTAFGAFGLFWLGVGATWLIQMGVFGEKLAAAADPKQLGFAFVGYLIFSLFMTIGAMETHKVLFLIFVFIDFLFIGLSLSAFDIMHEATHMLAAVSELIIALLSFYGSAAAVLNTHFEKTVLPVGKPFGIFKK
- the cspD gene encoding cold-shock protein CspD; translation: MTTGKVKWFNSEKGFGFIEVEGGNDVFVHFSAITGEGYKTLEEGQEVEFNIVEGNRGPQAENVVKL
- a CDS encoding TlpA disulfide reductase family protein yields the protein MKLRAPMPELNGATEWLNGQLTKEDLIGEKPTLIHFWSVSCHLCKEAMPQVNEFRDQYKDKLNVVAVHMPRSEDDLNLEDIKKVAAEHDISQPIFVDSEHKLTDAFENQYVPAYYVFDKTGALRHFQAGGSGMKMLEKRVNRVLAETENAE
- a CDS encoding peroxiredoxin, which codes for MAERMVGKQAPRFEMDAVMADKEFGKVSLEENMKNDKWTVLFFYPMDFTFVCPTEITSMSDRYDEFEDLDAEVIGVSTDTIHTHLAWINTDRKENGLGDLKFPLAADTNHMVSREYGVLIEEEGVALRGLFIINPDGELQYAVVNHNNIGRDVDETLRVLQALQTGGLCPANWKPGQATL
- a CDS encoding mechanosensitive ion channel family protein, whose protein sequence is MEFFDLISRVNWVGLLTAAGVITLKLIGILIAFLVVRAIGTRVVEKTFKRVQERQSISIGRSRTLQSLTLNLFSYILIFIFVVMVFEVFEYDATALLAGAGVVGLAIGFGAQGLVSDVVTGFFLLLEKQLDVEDYVTTAGYSGIVEQVGLRTTQIRSFDGTLNYVPNREIISLSNHSRGNMRALVDIGISYDDNIDEAISVIQKACDDMAAQDASIIEGPSVIGVQSLGASDVVIRIIAKTENMMQWGVERNLRKKVKETLDAHGIEIPFPHQVYIEKKQ
- a CDS encoding YkuS family protein; translation: MPKIGVEQSLSDVTAALQSKGYDVVELRNEEDAKGCDCCIITGQDSNIMGISNAVTSGSVFTASGYTADEICQQVESRLQ
- a CDS encoding N-acetyldiaminopimelate deacetylase, coding for MDLLSKIRQDLHRIPELGFQEYKTQAYLLEHLGSLPAERLEIKKWKTGLFVKVKGTDPLKTLAYRADIDGLPIREETGYDFKSDHPELMHACGHDFHMTIALGIIHYFVKHPVRDDLLFLFQPAEEGPGGAEPMLRSEEMKEWKPDFITALHIAPEYPVGSIATRPGLLFANTSELFIDLKGKGGHAAYPHTAQDMIVAAASLVTQLQTVVSRNVDPLDSAVITFGKITGGTVQNIIAENARLEGTIRTLSVESMDKVKERIEALVRGLEVGYSCSAVIDYGSMYHQVYNHHELTEEFMDFAKVNTDTEVVLCREAMTGEDFGYMLDEIPGFMFWLGVDSPYGLHHSKLQPKEEAIGAAVDLMCRYFLYKANGLSE
- the dapD gene encoding 2,3,4,5-tetrahydropyridine-2,6-dicarboxylate N-acetyltransferase yields the protein MKMMDANEIISFIQNSTKSTPVKVYVKGDLEGIDFGSSSQTFINGSSGVVFGEWAEIQTVLSQNQAKIDDFVVENDRRNSAIPLLDMKNIKARIEPGAIIRDQVEIGDNAVIMMGASINIGSVIGEGTMIDMNVVLGGRATVGKNCHIGAGSVLAGVIEPPSAKPVVIEDDVVIGANAVVLEGVTVGKGAVVAAGAIVIDDVEPYTVVAGTPARKIKDIDEKTKSKTEIKQELRQL
- a CDS encoding flavodoxin codes for the protein MKTALILYASMSGNTEDMARLIGQQLSKKGMDVMFEELDLCMTDELFNYDVIFAGSYTWGDGDLPYEAEDFYEELSELNLRGKLVACFGSGDHAYPKFCEAADMLQRRFKETGAEVFHDTLKIEGSPESDLEQEACRMFADAVAEWSAAAGKSMI
- a CDS encoding LysR family transcriptional regulator; this translates as MQLTELKMLVVLSEEMNMRKASERLFVSQPALSQRLQSIEKSWGFQIFIRSQKGLTLTPAGEKIVAFAKEVTKKEEKLREEISELEGEVHGTLKIAVASIIGQHWLPNILKKYVSKYPHAKISLVTGWSSEILKSMYEDHVHLGIIRGNPEWKGVKKHLLTDTLYLVDSEIHKVEDLIDTERPFIQFKSDSSYYQEIQDWWHKHFQSSPKRTIVVDQIETCKQMAYNGIGYAILPSVTLVDDNRDIHKIPLLNEHGDPIVRDTWLLGFESSFKLKQVQAFLDILNEEGIS
- a CDS encoding sulfite exporter TauE/SafE family protein → MEWPIFFIGIAATFIGTLAGSGGMINMPLMLMYGLPIHTIISSNKFANTLSSFSSFAVLLRKKEVNVKEMAATAPFTVGGGVIGAAFTSQLSGEVMTVIALFLLLFALGLNLLKKPQEQKTAEPRLKKSLYPLVFGIGAYDGMFGPGQGTLLMYTFLHNGFSYIKSVAFTRFQTFLSCTGAFTAYALSGIMNWNIALSLAAGSILGAQIAVRFAAKLSFKQAAWLIRLITVLLILQLFYNLIL
- a CDS encoding VOC family protein, with the protein product MKIKSLHHLQLCVSPAEEEPARRFYIQELGFEEIPKPSALLKNGGFWCRAGSIELHIGLEETDRSKSKRHPAFEVEDLEDARDYLTKLSVEMKEEIPIPGVNRFSFYDPFGNRIELLELN